One window of Chryseobacterium indologenes genomic DNA carries:
- a CDS encoding dimethylarginine dimethylaminohydrolase family protein → MRLNIKNETGRLKSVVLGQPNSLGAVPTLEESYDAKSYYSIEHNIYPKEEDIINEMNAFEAVLKKYDVEVLRPSIIKDYNQVFSRDVAFVIDDKMIISNVIADRADEQEAYKSVFEKVAWRKIINLPETAHIEGGDVIVWNDFLFIGTCFSEDYRNYKTARTNEYAIEILKEYFPKKRIIDLELKKNDKVPFEGILHLDCTFNPVGEDKCIIYKNGFVDESDYRLIIDIFGEENCFHINDEEMFEMFPNIFSIAPDVVVSDKAFTRMNDHLRNVWGMTVEEIPYREISKMGGLLRCSTMPLVRE, encoded by the coding sequence ATGAGACTAAACATTAAAAACGAAACGGGTAGGCTGAAGTCAGTAGTTCTAGGCCAGCCTAATTCATTGGGAGCAGTTCCCACACTAGAGGAAAGTTATGACGCAAAGTCATATTACTCAATCGAACACAATATTTATCCTAAAGAAGAGGATATTATTAATGAAATGAACGCTTTTGAAGCAGTTTTAAAAAAGTATGACGTTGAAGTACTGCGTCCAAGTATCATCAAAGATTACAACCAGGTTTTCTCAAGAGATGTAGCCTTTGTGATTGACGATAAGATGATCATTTCCAATGTGATCGCGGACAGAGCAGACGAGCAGGAGGCATACAAAAGCGTTTTTGAGAAAGTAGCATGGAGAAAGATCATCAACCTTCCGGAAACAGCTCATATTGAAGGAGGAGATGTGATCGTATGGAATGATTTCCTTTTTATAGGAACCTGCTTCAGTGAAGATTACAGAAACTATAAGACGGCAAGAACAAACGAATATGCCATTGAAATCTTAAAAGAATATTTTCCAAAGAAAAGAATTATTGACCTGGAACTGAAGAAAAACGATAAAGTTCCGTTTGAAGGTATCCTGCATTTGGACTGTACATTTAATCCCGTAGGAGAAGACAAATGTATCATTTATAAAAACGGATTTGTAGATGAAAGTGATTACCGCTTAATCATCGATATTTTCGGAGAAGAAAACTGCTTCCATATCAATGATGAAGAAATGTTTGAAATGTTCCCGAATATCTTCTCAATTGCTCCTGATGTAGTAGTTTCAGACAAAGCATTCACAAGAATGAATGACCATTTGAGAAACGTATGGGGAATGACCGTTGAAGAAATCCCTTACAGAGAAATCTCTAAAATGGGTGGTTTGTTGAGATGTTCTACAATGCCGCTTGTGAGAGAATAA
- the ctlX gene encoding citrulline utilization hydrolase CtlX: MQTTDTVLMIEPIAFGYNAETAKNNYFQVEQTGSDIQSKALAEFNTFVGKLRGKGINVITIKDTLDPHTPDSIFPNNWVSFHKDGKVVLYPMFASNRRVERRDDIIESIKDQGFEVTEIDDWSFPETQGHFLEGTGSMIFDHDNKIAYGSVSLRLDEKLFREFCAKFGFTPVVFHSFQTVGTERLPIYHTNVMMCVADKFVVICLDCIDDELEREKVVETIKGSGKEIIEISEEQMQQFAGNMLQVQNKDGEKFLVMSQTAYQSLTTEQVAAIEKYCEIIYSDLNTIEVNGGGSARCMLAEVFLPKK, encoded by the coding sequence ATGCAAACAACAGATACAGTATTAATGATAGAACCGATTGCATTCGGTTACAACGCTGAGACAGCAAAAAACAATTATTTTCAGGTAGAACAGACGGGTTCTGATATCCAGTCAAAAGCTTTGGCCGAGTTCAATACCTTTGTTGGAAAGCTGAGAGGAAAAGGAATTAATGTGATCACTATAAAAGATACATTAGATCCTCATACTCCCGATTCTATTTTCCCAAATAACTGGGTAAGTTTTCACAAGGATGGAAAAGTGGTTTTATATCCGATGTTCGCTTCCAACAGAAGAGTAGAAAGAAGAGATGATATTATTGAAAGCATCAAAGATCAGGGCTTTGAAGTTACAGAAATTGATGATTGGTCTTTTCCTGAAACTCAGGGACATTTCCTGGAAGGAACAGGAAGTATGATTTTCGATCACGATAACAAAATTGCTTACGGATCTGTTTCTTTGAGACTGGATGAAAAACTGTTCAGAGAATTCTGTGCAAAATTCGGATTCACTCCGGTTGTATTCCATTCATTTCAGACAGTAGGAACAGAAAGGCTTCCAATCTATCACACCAACGTAATGATGTGTGTGGCAGATAAATTTGTTGTAATCTGTCTTGATTGTATTGATGATGAATTGGAAAGAGAAAAAGTAGTGGAAACTATTAAAGGTTCCGGAAAAGAAATCATCGAAATTTCAGAAGAGCAGATGCAGCAGTTTGCAGGAAATATGCTTCAGGTTCAGAATAAGGATGGTGAGAAATTCCTGGTGATGAGCCAGACTGCTTACCAGTCTTTAACTACAGAACAAGTTGCAGCTATTGAAAAATACTGCGAAATTATCTATTCAGACCTGAATACAATTGAAGTAAATGGAGGAGGAAGTGCAAGATGTATGCTTGCTGAGGTTTTTCTTCCAAAAAAATAA
- a CDS encoding S-adenosylmethionine decarboxylase family protein — MNPLSSKGLHILLTLETESEDLLLDSKGFLAFTEEILKTKEVEIVGVTNHIFENDSFTSAVILKESHLCIHTWPEFKQLTFDVFLCNYTQDNTTKVEQIADEVVQYFKANTIQKHKIYR; from the coding sequence TTGAACCCATTATCAAGTAAAGGTTTACATATTCTTCTGACTTTGGAAACGGAGTCAGAAGATTTGTTATTAGACAGCAAAGGTTTTCTGGCGTTTACAGAAGAAATTCTGAAAACCAAAGAGGTAGAAATTGTAGGAGTAACCAATCATATTTTTGAAAATGACAGTTTTACTTCCGCAGTAATCCTTAAAGAGTCTCACCTTTGTATCCACACGTGGCCGGAATTTAAACAGCTTACTTTTGATGTTTTCCTTTGCAATTATACACAGGACAACACCACAAAAGTAGAGCAGATTGCAGATGAGGTGGTTCAGTATTTTAAAGCTAATACCATTCAAAAACACAAAATTTACAGATAA
- a CDS encoding DUF4178 domain-containing protein yields MHYVCPACESENTLDLTFPIEEYVCKTCSHLIDVAGNKKTKHLKVPTENVVLDVGQKGEINGVEYTVVAITVKRYGNSIFWREYSLKDSKGNDAFLSESDGHWVFLTSMHPDDFKGKNSKLPTYLGRTYRWYENTPCSIDAAAGFFDEHLDFNLATYQEYVNGTRMISQETVGKKNQYFYGVHISKHEVKRAFKIAHMPYYTGIGIVQPYYFDIRQAINIFCIAALLICLLQLYVYASRTNETVFAETINFSDVKDKELVSKSFTLSGGSAPLKVNAFSGVDNSWANIQLSLVNEKTNEIIYTSKDIEQYHGYEDGESWSEGSQSEDFNLCGVGSGKYHFIISAEKEGGLPSFSGLTSPDSKIMISRDKSGIIEITDIFKVQTKTFTDGQTLEKDTSEVIRLAKASFGTQKLDSLINTEALRLTTDPISSNTYVQLKATWLPVSFWNFGFILFIMVVLFVAMWIGRHFFNVNKWKNSSNTPYATS; encoded by the coding sequence ATGCACTATGTCTGCCCAGCATGCGAATCAGAAAATACATTAGATCTCACCTTTCCTATCGAGGAATATGTTTGTAAAACCTGCTCTCACCTCATTGATGTAGCAGGAAATAAAAAGACTAAACATTTGAAAGTACCGACAGAAAATGTTGTCTTGGATGTCGGACAGAAAGGAGAAATTAACGGTGTAGAATATACGGTCGTTGCAATTACTGTCAAAAGATACGGAAACAGTATTTTCTGGCGGGAATATTCTTTAAAAGACAGCAAAGGAAATGATGCTTTCCTGAGTGAAAGTGACGGACATTGGGTTTTCCTGACCTCAATGCACCCTGATGATTTTAAAGGTAAAAATTCAAAATTGCCAACCTATCTCGGACGAACTTATCGCTGGTATGAAAATACTCCATGCAGTATCGATGCGGCAGCCGGATTTTTTGATGAACATCTGGATTTCAATCTTGCTACTTACCAGGAATACGTCAACGGAACCCGTATGATCTCACAGGAGACGGTGGGTAAAAAAAATCAATACTTCTACGGAGTTCACATTTCAAAACATGAGGTTAAAAGAGCTTTCAAAATAGCTCATATGCCTTATTATACAGGAATTGGGATTGTTCAACCTTATTATTTTGATATCAGACAGGCGATAAACATTTTTTGTATAGCAGCGTTATTGATATGCCTGCTTCAGCTGTATGTTTATGCATCAAGAACTAACGAAACCGTTTTTGCGGAAACCATCAATTTTTCTGATGTAAAAGATAAGGAATTGGTCAGCAAAAGCTTCACCCTCTCAGGAGGCTCAGCACCGTTAAAAGTCAATGCATTTTCAGGAGTTGATAATTCCTGGGCAAATATCCAGTTGAGTCTTGTGAATGAAAAGACCAATGAAATTATCTATACTTCCAAAGATATCGAACAATATCATGGTTACGAAGATGGAGAAAGCTGGTCAGAAGGAAGTCAGTCCGAAGATTTTAATCTGTGTGGGGTAGGCTCCGGAAAATATCACTTCATTATTTCAGCCGAAAAAGAAGGAGGCTTACCTTCATTTTCAGGTCTTACATCGCCTGATTCAAAGATCATGATATCACGGGATAAATCAGGAATCATTGAGATTACTGATATATTCAAGGTGCAGACCAAAACTTTTACAGACGGACAGACGCTGGAAAAAGATACCTCGGAAGTAATCAGGCTTGCCAAAGCATCGTTCGGAACTCAAAAGCTGGACTCCCTGATTAATACTGAAGCACTTAGACTCACTACAGACCCCATTTCAAGCAATACCTATGTACAGCTCAAAGCAACCTGGCTTCCCGTTTCATTCTGGAACTTCGGATTTATTTTATTCATAATGGTTGTTCTCTTTGTAGCGATGTGGATAGGAAGACATTTCTTTAATGTGAATAAATGGAAGAATAGTTCAAATACCCCTTATGCCACATCATGA
- a CDS encoding DUF350 domain-containing protein has protein sequence MDNINFLPILNSVLYSFLGIAILLACYFIIEKITPEKTWHEIAQNKNIAIAIVFAAFIIGISMIISAAIHG, from the coding sequence ATGGACAACATCAATTTCTTACCCATATTAAACTCGGTTCTTTATTCATTTTTAGGAATCGCCATTTTGCTTGCATGTTATTTCATTATTGAAAAAATTACTCCTGAAAAAACATGGCATGAGATCGCCCAGAACAAAAATATAGCAATTGCTATTGTCTTCGCGGCATTTATTATCGGGATTTCAATGATTATAAGCGCTGCAATTCATGGATAA
- a CDS encoding polyamine aminopropyltransferase, which produces MDKKRIPLELLLLFSVFVIATCGLIYELVAGALASYLLGDSVKQFSFIIGVYLFSMGVGSYFAKFIKGNLIDKFIEIEILVGIVGGISSVVLFTLFNTLAHFESVLYLFVFFTGCLVGVEIPLLMNILKDRVQFKDLVSNVFAFDYIGALLASILFPLVLIPKLGIVKTPLFFGLINISIAIFLCYYLKRELSKPFSLKVKSISAFIVLVGLFIFSDTILSYSEEKLYGENVVYTKSSPYQRIVLTRNTHEFRLYLNNNLQFSSTDEYRYHEALVHPAMSMAKKIDNVLILGGGDGFAAREVLKYKDVKKITLVDLDGEMTQFFKTNETMRRLNQNSFSNPKVEIINKDAYIWVKESKKKFDVIIIDFPDPSNYSLGKLYSLQFYKELERLTTLDTKIVVQTTSPYFAPKSFWCIEKTINQIFPFTAAYHTYVPSFGEWGFSMASFEPINNRIYRKLPGLKYYDYNFSQMSYFNKDMKVKDVEVNRLDNQILVRYFDEEWGKVQ; this is translated from the coding sequence ATGGATAAGAAGAGGATTCCTCTTGAGCTGCTTTTATTGTTTTCAGTATTCGTCATTGCTACATGTGGATTGATTTATGAACTGGTGGCCGGAGCCCTGGCGAGCTATCTTTTAGGAGACTCTGTAAAGCAGTTTTCCTTTATTATCGGGGTGTATTTATTTTCAATGGGAGTAGGTTCCTATTTTGCGAAATTCATCAAAGGGAACCTGATCGATAAATTTATTGAGATTGAGATTCTGGTAGGAATCGTAGGCGGAATCAGCTCTGTTGTGCTCTTTACTTTGTTTAATACACTTGCACATTTTGAAAGCGTTCTCTACCTTTTCGTCTTTTTCACAGGATGTCTCGTTGGAGTGGAAATTCCGCTTTTAATGAATATTCTGAAAGATAGAGTACAGTTTAAAGATTTAGTTTCCAATGTCTTTGCCTTCGATTATATCGGGGCTTTGCTGGCATCCATTCTATTTCCGCTGGTTTTGATTCCGAAGCTGGGAATTGTCAAGACACCTTTGTTTTTCGGACTCATTAATATTTCGATCGCTATATTCTTATGCTATTACCTTAAAAGAGAACTGTCAAAACCGTTTTCATTAAAAGTAAAATCAATTTCAGCATTTATTGTATTGGTAGGACTTTTTATTTTCTCTGATACTATTTTGTCTTATTCTGAAGAAAAATTATATGGTGAAAATGTAGTCTATACCAAAAGCTCTCCTTACCAAAGGATTGTTTTAACAAGAAATACTCATGAATTTCGCTTGTATTTGAATAATAACTTACAGTTTTCTTCCACTGACGAATACCGCTATCATGAAGCTTTAGTACATCCGGCGATGTCTATGGCAAAAAAGATTGATAACGTTCTGATTCTGGGAGGTGGCGACGGTTTTGCAGCGAGAGAAGTGTTAAAATATAAAGACGTTAAAAAAATCACACTGGTAGATCTTGATGGAGAAATGACTCAGTTTTTCAAGACCAACGAAACCATGCGAAGACTGAACCAGAATTCTTTTTCCAATCCGAAAGTGGAGATCATTAATAAAGACGCTTACATTTGGGTAAAGGAGAGCAAAAAAAAGTTTGATGTTATCATCATAGACTTTCCGGATCCATCCAATTACAGCTTAGGAAAACTATACTCCCTGCAGTTTTATAAAGAATTGGAAAGACTGACTACCCTTGATACAAAGATTGTGGTTCAGACCACCTCTCCGTATTTCGCGCCTAAATCTTTCTGGTGTATAGAAAAAACGATCAATCAGATTTTTCCTTTCACAGCAGCGTATCACACCTATGTTCCGTCTTTCGGAGAATGGGGATTTTCTATGGCTTCATTTGAGCCCATCAACAACAGGATTTACAGAAAACTTCCCGGTTTGAAATACTATGATTATAATTTTTCACAGATGTCTTATTTCAATAAAGATATGAAGGTGAAAGATGTAGAAGTTAACCGTCTGGATAACCAGATACTAGTTCGTTATTTTGATGAAGAGTGGGGAAAAGTACAGTAG
- a CDS encoding NAD(P)/FAD-dependent oxidoreductase produces MLPFLQYCGKKVKSLLLKITGTNHVLGHRLWAKDFPQFSEVVHTKYLIVGGGISGLSACRFFSQNNEQDYLLLEMENHLGGNSSNGQNSFSKFPLGAHYLPLPNKENIEIIEFLKECGICLGIEDSGEPILDEYQMTFPQQERLFYKNSWQNDIVPQRGISAEIQQELNRFFKLMDEFRLKKDAEGKYWFAIPVHDSSKDDEVLKLEKVIFKDWLKENNYHSEELLWLLDYSCRDDFGLGIDYVSAWAGIHYFAGRKNNWSTKYKDQVFTWPEGNARLAKHFSKYTEGKHRSGNLVFDVKINDKVEVLSFDNTQKKTKKIIADKVLFASPQFVNERIFNHQKAASFNYVPWLLTTITLKNEFGGDEELAWDNVIYGSSGLGYIFDQHQNLNQIMGEKVITHYKSFSTGDCRKARKKLYAMKDAELKTLVLEDLKKAHPLIEDFILEMQFHKIGHAMIAPVPDQIFGEKTKTAKEPIEDKIFFAHSDISGISIFEEAFYQGIRTAERMI; encoded by the coding sequence ATGCTTCCCTTTTTGCAGTATTGCGGAAAGAAAGTAAAATCATTGCTGCTGAAGATCACCGGAACCAATCATGTTCTCGGACATCGGCTGTGGGCAAAAGATTTTCCACAGTTTTCGGAAGTTGTCCACACTAAGTATCTTATTGTCGGAGGTGGAATCTCCGGTCTTTCAGCGTGCAGGTTTTTCAGTCAGAATAATGAACAGGATTATCTTCTCCTTGAAATGGAAAATCATCTGGGAGGAAATTCTTCCAACGGCCAGAATTCATTTTCAAAATTTCCGTTAGGAGCCCATTATTTACCGTTGCCGAACAAAGAGAATATAGAAATCATCGAATTCCTGAAAGAATGCGGAATCTGTTTAGGAATTGAGGATAGCGGAGAACCAATCCTTGATGAATACCAAATGACTTTCCCACAGCAGGAAAGACTGTTCTATAAAAACTCCTGGCAGAACGATATTGTTCCACAAAGAGGAATTTCAGCAGAAATCCAGCAAGAGCTTAACCGTTTTTTTAAGTTGATGGACGAATTTCGTTTAAAGAAAGATGCAGAAGGAAAATATTGGTTTGCTATTCCTGTACATGATTCTAGCAAAGATGATGAGGTTTTGAAGCTTGAAAAGGTCATTTTTAAAGACTGGCTCAAAGAAAATAATTATCACTCCGAAGAACTCCTTTGGCTGCTGGATTATTCCTGCAGAGATGACTTCGGATTAGGAATAGATTACGTTTCTGCATGGGCAGGAATTCATTATTTTGCAGGAAGAAAAAACAATTGGAGTACGAAATATAAAGATCAGGTCTTCACATGGCCTGAAGGAAATGCAAGATTGGCAAAACATTTTTCAAAATATACAGAAGGAAAGCATAGGTCCGGAAATCTGGTTTTTGATGTGAAAATTAATGATAAAGTTGAAGTTCTTAGTTTTGATAACACTCAGAAAAAAACAAAGAAAATCATTGCAGATAAAGTACTGTTTGCATCACCGCAGTTTGTAAACGAAAGGATTTTTAATCATCAGAAAGCGGCTTCATTCAACTATGTTCCCTGGCTTTTAACAACCATTACCCTGAAGAATGAATTCGGAGGGGATGAAGAGTTGGCCTGGGATAATGTGATTTATGGATCTTCGGGATTGGGGTATATTTTTGATCAGCATCAGAATCTGAATCAGATTATGGGTGAAAAAGTGATTACCCATTATAAGAGTTTTTCAACCGGAGATTGTAGGAAAGCAAGGAAAAAACTGTATGCTATGAAAGATGCTGAACTGAAAACTTTAGTTTTGGAGGATCTGAAGAAAGCACATCCTTTGATAGAGGATTTTATTCTGGAAATGCAGTTTCATAAAATAGGACATGCCATGATTGCTCCGGTTCCTGATCAGATTTTTGGAGAAAAAACCAAAACAGCAAAAGAACCTATTGAAGATAAAATTTTCTTTGCTCATTCCGATATTTCAGGAATATCTATTTTTGAAGAAGCTTTCTATCAGGGAATCCGGACTGCAGAAAGAATGATTTAA
- a CDS encoding discoidin domain-containing protein: protein MRQYFLSLAIFLGIIVGAQQKTFCNPINIDYGYTPFEVFSKQGKHRATADPVIVNFKNKLFLFSTNQEGYWYSDDMLDWKFVKRKFLRDNKYTHDLNAPAVWAMKDTLYVYGSTWEQDFPIWKSTNPTKDDWKIAVDTLKVGAWDPAFHYDEDKNKLYLYWGSSNEWPLLGTEVKVKNLQSEGFVKPIIKLKPEDHGWERFGEYNDNVFLQPFVEGAWMTKHNGKYYMQYGAPATEFSGYSDGVYVSKNPLEGFEYQQHNPFSYKPGGFARGAGHGATFEDNYKNWWHISTIFISTKNNFERRLGIWPAGFDKDDVMYCNTAYGDYPTYLPQYAQGKDFTKGLFAGWMLLNYNKPVQVSSTLGGYQPNYAVDEDIKTYWSAKTGNSGEWFQTDLGEVSTINAIQINYADQDAEFMGKTLGKMHQYKIYGSNDGKKWNVIVDKSKNTKDVPHDYVELEQPAKARFLKMENLKMPTGKFALSGFRVFGKGAGKQPAKVEGFVPLRADPKKYGERRSIWMKWQQNPDADGYVIYFGKSPDKLYGSIMVYGKNEYFFTGADRTDAYYFQIEAFNANGVSERTAVAKSE from the coding sequence ATGAGACAATATTTTCTGTCCTTAGCAATTTTTCTCGGAATCATTGTAGGAGCACAGCAGAAGACATTCTGTAATCCGATCAATATTGATTATGGGTATACTCCTTTCGAAGTTTTTTCAAAACAAGGGAAACACCGTGCTACGGCAGATCCGGTGATTGTTAATTTTAAAAATAAACTGTTTCTTTTTTCTACAAATCAGGAAGGATACTGGTACAGTGATGATATGCTGGATTGGAAGTTTGTCAAAAGGAAATTTCTCAGAGACAATAAATATACCCATGACCTTAATGCTCCCGCTGTCTGGGCTATGAAAGACACTCTGTATGTCTATGGTTCTACCTGGGAACAGGATTTTCCGATCTGGAAAAGCACCAATCCCACGAAAGATGACTGGAAAATTGCTGTGGATACTTTAAAAGTGGGGGCATGGGATCCTGCATTCCATTATGATGAAGATAAAAATAAATTATATCTGTATTGGGGCTCCAGCAATGAGTGGCCGCTGCTGGGAACAGAAGTCAAAGTGAAGAATCTTCAATCCGAAGGTTTTGTAAAACCTATTATTAAACTAAAACCAGAAGATCATGGCTGGGAAAGGTTTGGGGAATACAATGATAATGTTTTTCTTCAGCCTTTTGTAGAAGGAGCGTGGATGACGAAGCATAATGGAAAATATTATATGCAGTATGGTGCTCCGGCAACAGAATTCAGTGGATATTCTGATGGAGTATATGTGAGTAAAAATCCTTTGGAAGGCTTCGAATACCAGCAGCATAATCCGTTTTCCTATAAACCGGGAGGCTTTGCCAGAGGTGCTGGCCACGGAGCTACTTTTGAAGACAATTATAAAAACTGGTGGCACATTTCAACCATCTTTATTTCTACTAAAAATAATTTTGAAAGAAGACTGGGAATCTGGCCGGCAGGTTTTGATAAGGATGATGTAATGTACTGTAATACGGCTTATGGTGATTATCCTACATACCTTCCGCAGTATGCACAGGGAAAAGATTTTACAAAAGGTCTTTTTGCCGGATGGATGCTGTTGAATTATAACAAACCGGTTCAGGTTTCATCTACTTTAGGTGGATATCAGCCTAATTATGCTGTAGATGAAGATATCAAAACATACTGGAGTGCCAAAACGGGAAATTCCGGAGAATGGTTTCAGACAGATCTTGGTGAGGTTTCTACCATCAATGCTATTCAGATCAATTATGCGGATCAGGATGCAGAGTTTATGGGGAAAACTTTAGGGAAAATGCATCAATACAAAATCTACGGTTCCAATGACGGGAAAAAGTGGAATGTGATTGTAGATAAAAGTAAAAATACAAAAGATGTTCCTCATGATTATGTAGAACTGGAGCAGCCCGCAAAAGCCCGTTTCCTGAAAATGGAAAATCTGAAAATGCCTACAGGAAAATTTGCATTGAGTGGTTTCAGGGTATTCGGAAAAGGTGCCGGGAAGCAGCCTGCAAAAGTAGAAGGGTTTGTACCTTTAAGAGCTGACCCTAAGAAATATGGTGAAAGAAGAAGCATCTGGATGAAATGGCAGCAGAATCCTGATGCAGACGGTTACGTAATCTATTTTGGAAAATCTCCTGATAAACTGTACGGAAGCATTATGGTATACGGTAAGAATGAATATTTCTTTACAGGAGCAGACAGAACAGATGCTTACTATTTCCAGATTGAAGCTTTCAATGCCAATGGAGTTTCGGAAAGAACAGCCGTTGCAAAGTCTGAATAA
- a CDS encoding alpha/beta hydrolase: MKKNIYIISVCLIMFFLWTGCKEKKIELGKDISFDKEENIHYGNSPEQIMDLYVPNKKDQGKKDVFIMIHGGGWRSGNKSQLTFFTLSMMQKFPDHIFVNMNYRLTSATQFGLPNQTDDIKKVTELLKNKLGYNPSLILLGNSAGGHLSMLYAYQSDTDKKVKAVINIVGPADLSDPGFKNYPEYSFVEKRLVDPRVQKSGISLIDFASPVKWIKENSPPTLSYYGNSDRVIPSTQAKILDSILNKNHVIYESYQFNGGHLDWDKQPNDKLLINKIETFLKKTDKK; this comes from the coding sequence ATGAAAAAAAACATATATATTATTTCGGTTTGCTTAATCATGTTTTTTCTATGGACTGGCTGTAAAGAGAAAAAGATAGAACTGGGCAAAGATATAAGCTTTGATAAAGAAGAAAATATTCATTATGGAAATAGCCCGGAACAGATTATGGATCTGTATGTTCCCAACAAAAAAGATCAGGGCAAAAAAGATGTATTTATCATGATTCATGGTGGAGGCTGGCGCAGTGGAAATAAATCACAATTGACTTTCTTCACACTTTCTATGATGCAGAAATTCCCTGATCATATTTTCGTCAATATGAACTATAGACTGACATCGGCTACTCAATTTGGACTTCCAAACCAAACTGATGATATTAAAAAAGTAACTGAACTATTAAAAAATAAACTGGGCTACAACCCCAGCCTGATTTTATTAGGAAACAGCGCCGGCGGGCATTTGTCTATGCTATATGCTTATCAATCTGATACTGATAAAAAAGTAAAAGCCGTGATTAATATTGTTGGTCCAGCAGATCTCTCAGATCCTGGTTTCAAAAACTACCCGGAATACTCTTTTGTGGAAAAACGACTTGTTGATCCCCGTGTACAGAAATCGGGAATATCACTAATAGATTTCGCAAGTCCTGTAAAATGGATAAAAGAAAACTCCCCTCCTACTTTATCTTATTATGGAAACTCGGATCGTGTCATACCCTCTACTCAAGCAAAAATCTTAGATTCAATTTTAAATAAAAACCATGTTATCTATGAGTCTTATCAGTTCAATGGTGGACATCTGGATTGGGATAAGCAGCCCAATGATAAGCTTCTGATCAATAAAATTGAAACTTTTCTTAAAAAAACAGACAAAAAATAA